A window from Moritella yayanosii encodes these proteins:
- a CDS encoding VanZ family protein codes for MPLYKYKLWFRLLFVIVILVICLLAFSKPSSNIPQFGYDKLNHLMAFVTLALLFDYSFPNRTITLFMTLLGFGIFIEFIQGMIPGRTTSHWDIVADLIGITSYLILQPLRAKIHG; via the coding sequence ATGCCACTGTACAAATATAAACTCTGGTTTCGCCTGCTATTTGTCATTGTTATACTCGTAATCTGTCTGCTTGCTTTTAGTAAACCTTCGAGTAATATCCCACAATTCGGTTACGATAAGTTGAATCACTTAATGGCTTTTGTAACATTAGCATTGCTGTTTGATTATAGTTTCCCAAACAGAACCATAACGCTGTTTATGACATTACTTGGATTCGGTATTTTTATTGAATTCATTCAAGGTATGATACCTGGTCGCACCACAAGCCATTGGGATATTGTCGCCGATTTAATCGGTATTACCAGCTACTTAATTCTTCAACCATTACGGGCAAAAATACATGGCTAA
- a CDS encoding ketopantoate reductase family protein, whose amino-acid sequence MANWNILGAGAIGHFFAEKLLKSGQHAAFVLRPESDAHIRSFNFENLAGENTTNTVMAQGKLTPKCDFLLVTLKAQDVLPALTLLQSQIDKHCCIVLLHNGMGTAEQTEKLFPRHAIMVGTTSNGVLKVSEHIRHTGAGVTWLGPFNNQAKRYKDIANQLFALEELTWCEDIREKLWLKLVINCAINPLTAIHQCKNGELACPALYPHVVKLVQELALVCEKARLPWSYAELQAHVDNVITRTAENYSSMHQDQHFNRKSEIDYITGYVLKVANAYSIPVPANQALYAQIKQQETKLVS is encoded by the coding sequence ATGGCTAATTGGAACATTCTTGGTGCCGGTGCTATCGGGCATTTCTTTGCAGAAAAATTACTAAAATCAGGTCAACATGCCGCCTTTGTATTACGTCCCGAGAGTGACGCGCATATTCGCAGTTTCAACTTTGAAAACTTAGCGGGTGAGAACACCACTAATACCGTCATGGCACAAGGCAAACTCACGCCTAAATGTGACTTTTTACTGGTCACCCTCAAAGCGCAAGATGTACTGCCGGCGCTGACCTTATTACAATCACAAATTGATAAACATTGTTGTATCGTGCTGTTGCATAATGGTATGGGCACCGCCGAACAAACCGAGAAACTATTCCCACGCCACGCTATCATGGTTGGCACCACATCCAATGGGGTATTAAAGGTCTCCGAGCATATTCGCCACACGGGCGCAGGCGTGACTTGGTTAGGGCCATTTAATAATCAAGCTAAACGTTATAAGGATATTGCCAACCAATTATTCGCACTTGAAGAATTAACATGGTGCGAGGACATTCGAGAGAAGTTATGGCTTAAACTCGTGATTAACTGTGCGATCAACCCATTAACCGCCATTCATCAATGTAAGAATGGCGAATTGGCCTGTCCTGCGTTATACCCGCATGTGGTTAAGCTGGTGCAAGAGTTAGCGCTTGTTTGTGAAAAAGCCCGCTTACCTTGGTCTTATGCAGAGCTGCAAGCACACGTGGATAATGTGATAACCCGCACTGCTGAAAACTATTCTTCGATGCATCAAGATCAGCACTTTAACCGTAAGTCCGAAATTGATTATATTACCGGCTATGTATTGAAAGTGGCGAATGCCTACAGTATCCCAGTGCCAGCGAACCAAGCCCTGTATGCACAAATCAAACAGCAAGAAACTAAACTAGTCTCGTAA
- the thiI gene encoding tRNA uracil 4-sulfurtransferase ThiI, which translates to MKFIVKIFPEVMMKSKSVRKRFSKMLQSSLRNMLRREDEHARVILEWDKIIVRTTDDSEKNHNFYCEVLRNTPGIAHSLEVLESTFTDLDDIFQQALPVYKDILVGKTFCVRAKRNGKHDFTSIDLERYVGGGLNQHTEAARVQLKKPQETIKIEVENDKLYLVTERHEGLGGFPMAGQEDVLSLMSGGFDSAVSSYLTIKRGSRTHFCFFNLGGDAHEIGVKQISYFLWNKYSSSHKVKFVSVPFDPVVAEILEKVDNSQMGVVLKRMMMRAASKIAERLGIEALVTGEAVGQVSSQTIRNLSLIDSVTDTLILRPLIVADKQDIIDIARKIGTAEFSETIPEYCGVISKKPTVKAVKEKIEAEEAKFDMSLIDQVVMDAKVIDIRQIATEAQEQVSDVEAVTEISANEVILDIRSIDEIEDSPLDVDGLEVQHMPFFKLGNQFSELDQEKTYLLYCDRGVMSKLQALYLIEKGYGNVKVYRP; encoded by the coding sequence ATGAAATTTATTGTAAAAATATTTCCAGAAGTAATGATGAAAAGTAAATCTGTGCGCAAGCGTTTTAGTAAAATGCTGCAATCGAGTTTACGTAATATGCTACGCCGTGAAGATGAACATGCACGTGTGATCCTTGAATGGGATAAAATTATTGTCCGCACCACAGATGACAGTGAGAAAAACCACAATTTTTATTGTGAAGTATTAAGAAATACCCCAGGGATTGCCCATTCACTCGAAGTCCTAGAGTCAACTTTCACCGATCTTGATGATATTTTCCAGCAAGCATTACCTGTTTATAAAGATATTTTAGTTGGAAAAACCTTTTGTGTACGTGCCAAACGTAACGGTAAGCATGACTTTACCTCGATTGATTTAGAGCGTTATGTTGGTGGTGGCTTAAATCAGCATACAGAAGCAGCGCGTGTACAATTAAAAAAACCACAAGAAACGATTAAAATTGAAGTTGAAAATGATAAACTTTATCTGGTGACTGAACGTCATGAAGGTTTAGGTGGTTTCCCTATGGCAGGACAAGAAGATGTACTGTCATTAATGTCAGGTGGTTTTGATTCCGCGGTATCAAGTTACTTAACCATTAAACGTGGTAGCCGAACGCATTTCTGTTTCTTCAACTTAGGCGGTGATGCGCATGAGATTGGTGTAAAACAAATTTCATATTTCCTATGGAACAAATATAGCTCATCACATAAAGTTAAATTTGTCAGCGTACCGTTCGATCCAGTAGTTGCAGAAATTTTAGAAAAAGTAGATAACTCACAAATGGGTGTGGTACTTAAACGTATGATGATGCGTGCCGCGTCTAAAATAGCAGAACGTCTAGGTATTGAAGCTTTGGTAACCGGTGAAGCGGTTGGTCAAGTATCAAGTCAAACTATCCGTAACTTATCGTTAATCGATTCTGTTACCGATACGCTGATCTTACGTCCATTGATCGTTGCTGATAAACAAGACATTATCGATATAGCGCGTAAAATTGGTACTGCTGAATTCTCTGAAACAATTCCTGAATACTGTGGTGTTATTTCAAAAAAACCAACCGTAAAAGCAGTGAAAGAGAAGATTGAAGCAGAAGAAGCTAAATTTGACATGAGCTTGATTGATCAAGTGGTGATGGATGCTAAAGTGATCGATATTCGTCAAATCGCAACAGAAGCACAAGAGCAAGTAAGCGATGTTGAAGCCGTCACTGAAATTTCCGCAAATGAAGTGATTTTAGATATTCGTAGTATTGACGAAATTGAAGATTCACCACTTGACGTTGATGGGCTTGAAGTTCAGCACATGCCTTTCTTTAAGTTAGGTAATCAGTTCAGCGAATTAGATCAAGAGAAAACGTACTTATTGTACTGTGATCGTGGTGTGATGAGTAAACTACAAGCGCTTTACTTGATTGAAAAAGGTTATGGTAACGTTAAAGTTTACCGTCCTTAA
- a CDS encoding DNA ligase has product MLIRTYSLLVSLFASSTQQLLAADIISLSSSHSSTANTVTHSRCPSVLNQHRIRYLETQIIKHRHIYYAGQTPLLHDGEFDLLVDELTVLSHCLSPVLTQIGGENQQHNDTRQRVRQPHRQQMLSLNSVRERTAVDKFYQLHQDQQLLIQPKIDGMAVELVYEKGMLVGASSRGNGKQGKDLLALMLRSNAVNSIIAYPHTLVIHGELYVGQQDWQLRGKYVSSRHMTAGIASQLSPAQADVMSLRFMPWRWIDSPYNNELMGLAQLAMLGFADMSKMSHVIEQPQDIDYWLAHYQNTEAFLLDGIVLKLANNTLQRQYGHTQHAPRWALALKFTGPKGFSNVIDITYQVGKSGRITPIIHVQPLALSGRQVTRVSGRSQPWLLQSKIEVGSRVEIELVGNATPQLTRLVSSR; this is encoded by the coding sequence ATGTTGATTCGCACTTATTCATTACTCGTCTCGTTATTTGCCTCAAGCACACAGCAACTGTTAGCCGCTGATATAATATCACTGTCATCAAGCCATTCATCAACAGCAAATACAGTGACACATTCCCGTTGTCCAAGTGTACTTAATCAGCATCGTATTCGTTATTTAGAAACGCAAATAATTAAACATCGGCATATTTATTACGCTGGTCAAACGCCGTTATTACATGATGGTGAATTTGATTTATTAGTGGATGAATTAACTGTGTTATCGCATTGTTTATCCCCAGTATTAACTCAGATCGGAGGCGAAAACCAGCAACATAATGATACTCGGCAACGTGTTCGACAGCCGCATCGACAACAAATGTTAAGTTTAAATTCAGTGCGAGAAAGAACCGCTGTGGATAAATTTTACCAGCTGCATCAAGATCAGCAATTACTGATCCAACCTAAAATTGATGGTATGGCTGTTGAGTTAGTGTACGAAAAAGGCATGCTAGTGGGCGCATCAAGCAGAGGTAACGGTAAACAGGGTAAGGATTTGTTGGCGTTGATGTTACGCAGTAATGCAGTAAATAGCATTATTGCTTATCCGCATACATTAGTTATCCATGGTGAGCTATATGTTGGACAACAAGATTGGCAGTTGCGCGGTAAGTATGTGTCTTCGCGGCATATGACTGCCGGTATTGCCAGCCAATTGTCGCCAGCCCAAGCTGATGTCATGAGCTTGCGCTTTATGCCTTGGCGTTGGATTGATTCTCCTTATAACAATGAACTTATGGGGTTGGCACAATTAGCCATGCTTGGCTTTGCTGACATGTCGAAAATGAGTCATGTCATCGAGCAGCCTCAAGATATAGATTATTGGCTCGCGCACTATCAAAATACAGAGGCGTTCTTACTGGATGGTATTGTGCTTAAATTAGCGAACAATACACTGCAACGTCAATATGGCCACACTCAGCATGCGCCACGTTGGGCGCTAGCATTAAAATTTACCGGTCCGAAAGGGTTCAGTAATGTCATTGATATTACTTATCAGGTGGGTAAAAGTGGTCGTATTACCCCGATTATTCACGTGCAACCATTAGCGCTGTCTGGGCGTCAAGTAACCCGTGTTTCGGGACGCTCTCAGCCTTGGTTATTACAGTCTAAGATTGAAGTCGGTAGTCGGGTCGAAATTGAACTGGTAGGGAATGCGACACCGCAATTAACCCGGTTAGTGAGCAGCCGTTAG
- a CDS encoding thymidylate kinase: MQLSDIKSMYHRHELVEAIVEPSLIANGWIVEFKTEDGEIIPLTDFSGHEKCYRNLDIATATAQQVGFPSVRIDEPF, encoded by the coding sequence ATGCAACTTTCAGATATCAAAAGCATGTATCACAGACATGAATTAGTCGAGGCAATTGTCGAACCATCATTAATTGCTAATGGTTGGATTGTCGAATTTAAAACAGAAGATGGTGAGATTATTCCACTAACCGATTTTAGTGGTCACGAAAAGTGTTACCGTAATTTAGATATCGCCACAGCAACAGCTCAGCAAGTCGGATTTCCCAGTGTTAGAATAGATGAGCCATTTTAG
- a CDS encoding zinc ribbon-containing protein translates to MAKSNTQYQNSVSKLSVHPLGYKGLYPLIENSFIRRFVVKTEAYLGAAGDLTKKELAEASAYIRHDMDELSKDYQSSIDSFKLSAWYQAWDKITWGTLASITDKTQVEWTEVGDDLQHQGRYCVGDEVGFGLLTCVRCGYSKELFHPTTVLSCANCDGSEFMRESFEP, encoded by the coding sequence ATGGCTAAATCTAACACTCAGTATCAAAATTCAGTGAGTAAATTATCTGTGCACCCTTTGGGTTATAAGGGACTGTATCCGCTTATTGAGAATAGTTTCATTCGCCGATTTGTGGTTAAAACAGAGGCGTATTTAGGTGCTGCGGGAGACTTGACGAAAAAAGAGTTAGCCGAAGCTTCCGCTTATATTCGTCATGATATGGATGAGTTGAGCAAAGATTACCAGTCGAGTATCGATAGTTTTAAACTATCGGCTTGGTATCAGGCTTGGGACAAAATAACCTGGGGTACGTTAGCATCAATCACCGATAAGACCCAAGTGGAATGGACCGAGGTAGGGGATGATTTGCAGCATCAAGGACGTTACTGCGTTGGTGATGAAGTTGGATTCGGGTTATTGACCTGTGTTCGTTGTGGTTATAGTAAAGAATTATTTCATCCGACCACGGTACTTTCTTGTGCTAATTGCGACGGTAGTGAGTTTATGCGTGAAAGTTTTGAACCTTAA
- the leuS gene encoding leucine--tRNA ligase produces MQEQYTPSSIEPKVQKHWQENKTFEVQNDETKEKFYCLSMFPYPSGRLHMGHVRNYTIGDVIARFQRMQGKNVLQPIGWDAFGLPAENAAIKNNTAPASWTYENIDYMKGQLTSLGFGYDWKREIATCTPEYYRWEQEFFTKLFKKGLVYKKTSSVNWCPNDETVLANEQVNDGCCWRCDTPVEQKEIPQWFIKITEYADELLTSIDDLDGWPEQVKTMQRNWIGRSEGIELDFIVESEDDAALSKLSVYTTRPDTVMGVTYIGIAAGHPLATKAALNNPELAAFNTECKNMKVAEADLEKMEKKGMATGLYAIHPLNGRKVPVYVANFVLMGYGTGAVMAVPAHDQRDYEFATKYGIDIVPVIKPVDGSELDVSEKAYTEKGVLFNSGEFDGLEFNAAVDAIAAKLEASGQGTKKVNFRLRDWGVSRQRYWGAPIPMLTLEDGTVVPTPADQLPVILPEDVQMDGIQSPIKADLEWAKTTYKGQPALRETDTFDTFMESSWYYARYCSATSETEMLNREDANHWLPVDQYVGGIEHACMHLLYARFFHKLLRDEQMVDSNEPFKRLLCQGMVLADAYYYTNESGGRVWVSPLDVTAERDEKGQATKYIDNEGNELVHTGMTKMSKSKNNGIDPQTMIDRFGADTVRLFMMFAAPADQTLEWQDSAVEGAHRFLRRIWTLAYNHISKGDVAELDVAALNGKQKELRREVHKTIAKVSDDIDRRQTFNTAIASVMELMNKLTKAPQASEQDRALLQEALVAVVRLLAPITPHISFELWGKLGQEGTIDEARWPVADKAAMVESEKLIIVQVNGKLRAKLTVPADATQEFVEALANADVNVTKFTDGKTVRKIIFVPGKLLNIVAN; encoded by the coding sequence ATGCAAGAACAATATACTCCAAGCAGTATCGAACCTAAGGTTCAAAAACACTGGCAAGAAAATAAAACATTCGAAGTACAAAACGACGAAACTAAAGAGAAATTCTACTGCTTGTCTATGTTCCCATACCCAAGTGGTCGACTGCACATGGGCCACGTACGTAACTACACAATTGGTGACGTGATCGCACGTTTCCAACGTATGCAAGGCAAAAATGTATTACAACCTATCGGTTGGGATGCATTTGGTCTGCCCGCTGAAAATGCAGCAATCAAAAACAACACAGCCCCAGCGTCTTGGACGTATGAAAACATTGATTACATGAAAGGTCAGCTAACGTCGTTAGGCTTTGGTTATGACTGGAAACGTGAAATCGCAACATGTACACCTGAATACTACCGTTGGGAACAAGAGTTCTTCACTAAACTGTTCAAAAAAGGTTTAGTTTATAAGAAAACGTCATCTGTGAACTGGTGTCCAAACGATGAAACTGTACTGGCTAACGAACAAGTAAATGACGGCTGCTGCTGGCGTTGTGATACCCCCGTAGAGCAAAAAGAAATTCCACAGTGGTTCATTAAAATCACTGAGTACGCAGACGAACTACTTACGTCAATTGATGATCTTGACGGCTGGCCTGAGCAAGTTAAAACCATGCAACGTAACTGGATCGGTCGCAGTGAAGGTATTGAATTAGACTTCATAGTTGAAAGCGAAGACGATGCAGCCCTAAGCAAATTATCTGTATACACAACGCGTCCAGACACAGTAATGGGCGTAACGTATATTGGTATTGCAGCAGGTCACCCGTTAGCAACGAAAGCCGCATTAAACAACCCAGAATTAGCGGCATTCAACACTGAATGTAAAAACATGAAAGTGGCTGAAGCTGATCTAGAAAAAATGGAAAAGAAAGGCATGGCTACAGGCCTATATGCTATTCATCCATTAAATGGTCGTAAAGTACCGGTATACGTAGCAAACTTCGTATTAATGGGTTACGGCACAGGTGCTGTGATGGCGGTTCCAGCGCATGACCAACGTGACTATGAATTCGCCACCAAATACGGCATCGATATTGTGCCCGTAATCAAACCTGTTGACGGTAGCGAACTCGATGTCTCAGAAAAAGCTTACACTGAAAAGGGTGTACTGTTTAACTCGGGTGAATTCGACGGTTTAGAATTTAACGCAGCAGTTGATGCCATCGCCGCTAAATTAGAAGCCAGCGGTCAAGGCACCAAGAAAGTTAACTTCCGTCTCCGTGACTGGGGTGTTTCTCGTCAACGTTACTGGGGCGCGCCAATCCCAATGTTAACACTTGAAGATGGGACTGTGGTGCCCACACCAGCAGACCAACTGCCAGTGATCCTACCTGAAGATGTGCAGATGGACGGCATTCAAAGTCCAATTAAAGCAGATTTAGAATGGGCTAAAACAACATACAAGGGTCAACCTGCACTACGTGAAACAGACACATTTGATACCTTCATGGAATCATCTTGGTACTACGCACGCTACTGTAGCGCCACATCAGAAACTGAAATGCTAAACCGTGAAGATGCAAATCATTGGTTACCAGTTGATCAGTATGTGGGTGGTATTGAACACGCATGTATGCATTTATTATATGCACGTTTCTTCCACAAGCTATTACGTGATGAACAAATGGTTGATAGCAACGAACCGTTCAAACGTCTGCTTTGTCAAGGTATGGTACTTGCTGATGCATACTACTATACTAACGAAAGTGGCGGTCGTGTTTGGGTTTCGCCATTAGACGTTACCGCAGAGCGTGACGAAAAAGGTCAAGCAACGAAATACATCGATAATGAAGGTAACGAACTGGTTCATACTGGCATGACTAAAATGTCTAAGTCTAAAAACAACGGTATCGACCCGCAAACCATGATCGATCGTTTTGGCGCTGATACCGTACGTCTATTCATGATGTTTGCAGCACCCGCTGACCAAACACTAGAATGGCAAGACTCGGCAGTAGAAGGCGCACACCGTTTCCTACGTCGTATCTGGACACTTGCTTACAATCACATCAGCAAAGGTGACGTTGCCGAACTAGACGTTGCAGCACTTAACGGCAAACAAAAAGAACTACGTCGTGAAGTCCATAAAACAATCGCTAAGGTATCTGACGATATCGATCGTCGTCAAACGTTCAACACTGCGATTGCCTCGGTGATGGAATTAATGAACAAGCTAACTAAAGCACCGCAAGCGTCAGAACAAGATCGGGCGCTACTGCAAGAAGCATTAGTAGCGGTTGTTCGTCTACTTGCACCTATCACGCCACACATCAGTTTTGAACTGTGGGGCAAACTCGGTCAAGAAGGTACCATCGACGAAGCACGATGGCCTGTAGCGGACAAAGCGGCTATGGTTGAGTCAGAAAAACTGATCATCGTTCAAGTAAACGGTAAGCTGCGTGCTAAATTAACAGTACCAGCAGACGCAACACAAGAATTTGTTGAAGCATTAGCCAATGCAGATGTAAACGTGACTAAATTTACCGATGGTAAAACAGTACGTAAAATAATTTTCGTACCAGGTAAACTATTAAACATTGTTGCAAACTAA
- a CDS encoding LPS-assembly lipoprotein LptE produces the protein MIASALKPGFIRLTCIFLVTAVLSGCGFHLKNGSGIPNELRNLTLVSSKYSDLTRLIKRELRYNQINLVEPKITSMVSLTTENDDTSDVMGEDSTHTRTTAMDPALLNSQTPILRIMSESTGSRTVSLYSDATAAEYELSYVIKIEVRLPKQEPQYFTIALQRDQLNNSQEALARSRESELLIRELREAAAQQIVRTLSQVIIEPKKIGDSDNEIELNTEFETN, from the coding sequence ATGATCGCATCGGCACTAAAACCAGGTTTTATTCGACTAACTTGCATCTTTCTTGTTACAGCAGTGCTCAGCGGCTGCGGTTTCCATTTAAAAAATGGCAGTGGCATTCCAAATGAATTACGCAATTTAACCTTAGTATCGAGTAAGTATTCCGATCTAACCCGCCTCATCAAACGAGAATTACGCTACAACCAAATCAATCTCGTAGAACCGAAAATAACGAGTATGGTATCGCTGACAACAGAAAACGATGATACTTCTGATGTGATGGGTGAAGATTCAACCCACACGAGAACCACGGCGATGGACCCCGCGTTATTAAACTCGCAAACACCCATACTCAGAATTATGTCAGAAAGTACCGGATCACGTACTGTGTCACTCTACTCTGATGCAACGGCAGCCGAGTATGAACTTAGCTACGTTATCAAAATCGAAGTACGCTTGCCCAAGCAAGAACCACAATACTTCACCATTGCCCTGCAACGTGATCAGCTAAATAACTCACAAGAAGCACTTGCTCGTTCACGCGAATCTGAATTATTAATACGAGAACTGCGCGAAGCAGCGGCACAACAAATTGTTCGTACCCTAAGCCAAGTTATTATCGAACCAAAAAAAATCGGTGATAGTGATAATGAAATAGAGCTAAATACAGAGTTTGAAACTAACTAA
- the holA gene encoding DNA polymerase III subunit delta, with product MRVYPEQLEQYLKTELKPCYLIFGEEPLLKMEAIDQIKTAAKKVGFDEHHKFHAEPLMDWPAVFHTCQSMSLFSSRQTVELIFEKRPAKEDISQLNDVFKLLNPDLILILSGPYLTKAQQNAKWFTQYFKNALYIPVGHPEGRFFANWMRNRLKRANLEPQADVITLLCRSFEGNLLAAQQEIDKLSLLYPGQTLSLAQLQQSITQHSHFTSFQLVDALLAGKVNRGQRILQQLQAEGIDPIVINWALNKEINQLYYYSLMQQQGLSVIDEMKKQRLWAGRQQMINACLSRLSLSKIEQMLILCSSVDSAIKTSTSVDPWLSLQMLSISFADSTLLPNFHHSDIN from the coding sequence ATGCGCGTTTATCCAGAGCAACTCGAGCAGTACTTAAAAACTGAACTCAAACCCTGTTATTTAATATTCGGTGAAGAGCCATTATTAAAAATGGAAGCGATTGACCAGATCAAAACCGCCGCTAAAAAAGTCGGCTTTGATGAACACCACAAGTTTCATGCCGAACCGCTCATGGATTGGCCTGCCGTTTTTCATACCTGTCAATCAATGTCACTGTTCTCTAGTCGTCAAACGGTCGAGCTGATCTTCGAAAAACGACCAGCGAAAGAAGATATCAGCCAACTTAATGATGTATTTAAGCTGCTCAACCCTGATCTTATTTTAATACTCAGTGGTCCATATTTGACCAAAGCACAACAAAATGCGAAATGGTTTACCCAGTACTTCAAAAACGCACTTTACATACCCGTCGGACATCCCGAAGGGCGCTTTTTTGCCAACTGGATGCGCAATCGCCTTAAACGTGCCAATTTAGAACCGCAAGCGGATGTGATCACCCTACTGTGCCGGAGTTTTGAAGGTAATTTACTCGCGGCCCAACAAGAAATAGATAAATTATCTCTGCTCTACCCTGGTCAGACATTAAGCTTGGCACAATTACAGCAATCAATAACCCAGCATTCACACTTCACTAGCTTTCAGCTGGTTGATGCCCTGCTCGCGGGTAAGGTCAACCGAGGCCAGCGGATCCTGCAACAGCTACAGGCAGAAGGTATCGACCCTATCGTCATTAACTGGGCACTAAATAAAGAAATCAATCAGCTTTATTATTACAGTTTGATGCAGCAGCAAGGACTTTCGGTGATTGACGAAATGAAAAAACAACGTTTATGGGCGGGTCGACAACAAATGATTAATGCCTGTTTAAGTCGTTTATCATTAAGTAAAATAGAGCAAATGTTAATCCTGTGTTCAAGTGTTGATAGTGCAATTAAAACCAGTACCAGTGTTGATCCTTGGTTATCGTTACAAATGTTGAGCATCAGCTTTGCTGACTCTACTTTATTACCCAACTTTCACCATTCCGACATTAATTAA
- the nadD gene encoding nicotinate-nucleotide adenylyltransferase yields MTDFIPTRAIGILGGTFDPIHYGHLRPCLDLLQQLNLAEVRLMPNHIPPHRAAPGSNSAHRLAMATLAVEHCDELSVDTRELNRTTPSYTIDTLIELAAENPTTPVCFLIGLDSLNSLHTWHRWQELLDYCHLVVSYRPNYELTLAPEMQKLFEQVQTMDVEVLQQQKQGRILLWPSTQLEISATRIRQLIKHQQSPQYLLPDNVLSYIHKNNLYK; encoded by the coding sequence ATGACTGATTTCATCCCGACTCGCGCTATCGGTATTTTAGGCGGTACATTTGATCCGATCCATTATGGCCATCTTCGTCCTTGCTTAGATTTATTACAGCAGCTTAATTTAGCTGAAGTAAGGCTGATGCCCAACCACATTCCGCCACATCGTGCCGCACCGGGATCAAATTCAGCGCACCGCTTAGCGATGGCGACATTAGCGGTAGAACATTGTGATGAGCTAAGTGTAGATACCCGAGAGTTAAACCGTACAACACCGTCTTATACCATCGATACGTTAATTGAACTTGCAGCAGAGAATCCAACCACGCCAGTGTGTTTCTTGATTGGTCTTGATTCACTCAACAGCCTACATACCTGGCATCGTTGGCAAGAACTGCTCGATTATTGTCACCTTGTCGTCAGTTATCGCCCTAATTACGAGTTAACATTAGCGCCAGAAATGCAAAAATTATTTGAACAAGTACAAACAATGGATGTCGAAGTCTTACAGCAACAAAAACAAGGCCGGATTTTACTTTGGCCAAGCACGCAATTAGAAATATCGGCGACACGGATCCGTCAGTTGATTAAACATCAGCAAAGCCCTCAATATCTACTGCCTGATAATGTTCTGTCTTATATACATAAAAATAATTTATATAAATAA
- the rsfS gene encoding ribosome silencing factor: MQISDLQAFVLDKIEDMKARDVQVIDVKGKSPVTDIMIVCTGTSKTHVKSISNHLYLEAKRNEVFVMGIEGKEDSEWVLVDMGDIVVHIMQQQTRDLYQLEQLWQSVGT; this comes from the coding sequence TTGCAAATTTCTGACCTGCAAGCATTTGTACTAGATAAAATTGAAGACATGAAAGCCCGCGACGTTCAAGTTATTGATGTTAAAGGTAAATCACCAGTAACAGATATAATGATCGTATGTACTGGCACATCAAAAACTCACGTTAAATCGATTTCTAACCACCTTTACCTTGAAGCTAAACGTAACGAAGTATTCGTTATGGGTATTGAAGGTAAAGAAGATAGTGAATGGGTTTTAGTTGATATGGGTGACATAGTCGTTCACATCATGCAACAACAAACGCGTGATCTTTACCAACTAGAACAGCTTTGGCAGTCTGTAGGGACATAG
- the rlmH gene encoding 23S rRNA (pseudouridine(1915)-N(3))-methyltransferase RlmH, protein MKIQLVAVGTKMPTWVETGYKEYARRFPKDMPFELLEINAGKRGKNADIKRILELEGVKTMQAIPKGNRIVTLEVTGKPWTTAQLAVELDKWKHDGRDVSLLIGGPEGLAPECIAASEQRWSLSPLTLPHPMVRVVVAEALYRAWSVTTNHPYHRE, encoded by the coding sequence ATGAAAATTCAGCTAGTTGCCGTTGGCACTAAGATGCCAACATGGGTAGAAACCGGGTATAAAGAATATGCACGTCGCTTCCCTAAAGATATGCCTTTTGAATTACTTGAGATCAATGCGGGTAAGCGTGGTAAAAACGCGGACATCAAACGGATCTTAGAGCTAGAAGGTGTAAAAACGATGCAAGCGATCCCGAAAGGCAATCGTATCGTTACTCTGGAAGTGACCGGAAAACCTTGGACTACTGCACAACTAGCCGTTGAACTCGATAAGTGGAAGCATGATGGTCGTGACGTTAGCCTATTGATTGGCGGCCCAGAAGGACTTGCACCAGAATGCATCGCGGCATCAGAACAACGCTGGTCGTTGTCACCACTGACCTTACCACATCCGATGGTACGTGTAGTGGTAGCCGAAGCGTTATATCGCGCTTGGAGTGTAACAACAAACCATCCTTATCATAGAGAGTAA